The Shewanella sp. MTB7 genome includes a window with the following:
- a CDS encoding DUF2987 domain-containing protein, producing the protein MKKRLLFSCLVLACTSVQATPISLEYQGFYNRLKQVNKGHYPLVELTFSVPNKKLCRINSGTITTEKESFPLTITSDQRLFLPYDDRLKSDRALINLDIEGKVEHCNISMQVRAKQTRQIYQKSEILQIQTEMDALLNEMQGFPMRYFAADIAGINFVFEPDSKVSIKIDGTEQLVTGMLRLSRAQIAALDTLELSVKPKVISPWTNG; encoded by the coding sequence ATGAAGAAAAGACTTCTGTTTAGTTGTTTAGTCCTAGCTTGCACCTCTGTGCAAGCAACACCTATCTCGTTAGAATATCAAGGGTTTTATAACAGGTTGAAACAGGTCAATAAGGGACATTATCCTCTTGTTGAACTCACATTTTCAGTACCTAATAAAAAACTATGTCGTATTAATAGCGGTACGATAACCACTGAAAAAGAGTCATTCCCTCTTACTATAACAAGCGATCAGCGTCTCTTTTTGCCTTACGATGATAGATTAAAATCTGATCGCGCTTTAATTAATTTAGACATTGAAGGTAAGGTTGAACATTGTAATATTTCAATGCAGGTAAGAGCAAAACAGACGAGACAGATTTACCAAAAAAGTGAAATCCTACAGATCCAAACTGAAATGGATGCGCTATTAAATGAGATGCAAGGTTTTCCTATGCGGTACTTCGCAGCAGACATAGCTGGCATTAACTTTGTTTTTGAACCTGATAGTAAGGTTTCAATTAAGATTGATGGCACAGAGCAACTTGTCACGGGAATGCTTAGACTCAGTCGAGCTCAAATAGCAGCGTTAGACACCCTTGAACTGTCTGTAAAGCCAAAGGTGATAAGCCCTTGGACTAATGGTTAA
- a CDS encoding FixH family protein, which yields MKQPQAWYKQFWPWFLIILPLCAVVASVNLLYLAIDNKDALVSEDYYKDGKRINQDLRKIKHAKQLGMQFELQVDDNQLTIIQHGGENYIAALNVEFFHPTIESRDFKQVVTADGDKAYRIALSNPITGAWEVRLEGYDQSWRIQKRLQIADDTEYWLN from the coding sequence ATGAAACAACCTCAAGCCTGGTATAAGCAGTTCTGGCCTTGGTTCCTAATTATCTTGCCTTTATGTGCTGTTGTGGCGAGTGTCAATCTACTCTATCTCGCTATTGACAATAAAGATGCACTTGTGTCAGAAGATTATTATAAAGATGGTAAACGAATAAACCAGGATCTTAGGAAGATCAAGCATGCCAAGCAACTTGGTATGCAGTTTGAACTTCAGGTCGATGACAATCAATTAACGATAATTCAACATGGTGGTGAGAATTATATTGCTGCATTAAATGTTGAATTCTTTCACCCCACTATCGAAAGTCGTGATTTTAAGCAAGTGGTGACAGCTGATGGTGACAAAGCCTATCGTATTGCACTTTCTAACCCCATCACAGGTGCTTGGGAAGTCAGACTCGAAGGCTATGATCAAAGTTGGCGCATTCAGAAACGCCTGCAAATAGCCGATGACACCGAATACTGGTTAAATTAG
- the yvcK gene encoding uridine diphosphate-N-acetylglucosamine-binding protein YvcK, translating to MQYNALNRFNNIVAIGGGHGLGRVLSTLSFLGPKLTGIVATTDNGGSTGRLREQQECIAWGDLRNCLSQLASNPSIGSLLFEYRFAGESDLSGHNLGNIILLALDQLCVRPLEAVNVIRQFLNIDTRVIPMSEEPTHLVAIEACGNKIFGETNVDGMLNHPMALSLEPMVTATCEACDAVREADLVILGPGSFLTSIMPPLLLPKFATALAESRAEVILIDNLTREPSSSADFTLEQRIDWCHQVLGVKIIDRVLCHSDRSYQSGNIVYRPLVSQHHKGLHDKKALADALASIVSEQETQSFKLG from the coding sequence ATGCAATATAATGCACTAAATAGATTCAATAATATAGTTGCTATAGGCGGAGGTCATGGATTAGGCAGAGTTTTATCTACGCTCTCTTTCCTTGGTCCTAAACTAACAGGTATCGTTGCTACTACCGATAATGGTGGCTCTACAGGTAGACTGCGTGAACAGCAAGAGTGTATCGCTTGGGGAGATCTGCGCAACTGCTTATCTCAGTTGGCAAGTAATCCCTCTATTGGCTCTCTATTATTCGAGTATCGATTTGCTGGTGAAAGCGATTTGTCGGGTCATAACCTAGGCAACATTATTCTGCTTGCATTGGATCAGCTATGCGTAAGACCACTGGAAGCTGTCAATGTTATTCGTCAATTTCTTAATATTGATACGCGCGTTATTCCTATGTCAGAGGAACCCACCCACCTTGTCGCTATTGAAGCATGTGGCAACAAAATATTTGGTGAGACTAATGTGGATGGGATGTTGAATCACCCTATGGCGCTGTCATTAGAACCTATGGTGACTGCGACTTGTGAAGCGTGTGATGCGGTTCGTGAAGCCGATCTAGTGATCTTAGGCCCAGGTAGTTTTTTAACCAGTATCATGCCACCACTTTTATTACCTAAATTTGCAACTGCGTTGGCAGAGTCTCGCGCTGAAGTGATCTTAATCGACAATCTTACACGAGAGCCCTCTTCCTCTGCAGACTTCACTTTAGAGCAGAGAATAGATTGGTGTCATCAGGTACTTGGCGTTAAGATAATCGATAGAGTCCTGTGTCATTCGGATAGGAGTTACCAGAGCGGCAATATCGTTTATCGTCCGCTGGTGAGTCAACATCATAAAGGATTGCACGATAAAAAGGCATTAGCTGACGCGTTGGCGAGTATAGTTTCTGAGCAAGAAACACAATCGTTCAAATTAGGATGA
- a CDS encoding glucosaminidase domain-containing protein, producing the protein MKTGRIGKLTVSISVVILALIILKLNFIDTKDTKEQKLGALIKNKQNLSLIPDFASIPLVSDKKQAFFDYLRPWVRLQNGIINDERQFLQRSLQHINDGLVLTEAEYFRIEEISNKYQYSPRTINAETIQKLLIRADIIPESMVLIQAANETGWGSSRFAREGLNFFGQWCFKKGCGLVPQSRTSGMSHEVAVFKSVEDSVASYMRNLNSNAAYSLLRSIRADMRAQNKEPTANELVYGLVNYSERQEAYIDELLEMLRHNQQYLVGNNEEKTSV; encoded by the coding sequence ATGAAAACAGGAAGAATAGGTAAATTAACAGTATCAATAAGTGTTGTCATACTCGCCCTTATTATATTAAAACTTAATTTTATAGACACAAAAGACACAAAAGAGCAGAAGTTAGGGGCGTTAATTAAAAATAAGCAGAACCTTAGTCTGATCCCCGATTTTGCTTCTATTCCTCTTGTTAGTGATAAGAAACAAGCTTTCTTTGATTATTTACGTCCTTGGGTTCGACTGCAAAATGGAATAATCAATGATGAACGTCAATTTTTACAACGCTCTCTGCAACACATCAATGACGGATTAGTGCTGACTGAAGCTGAGTATTTTCGTATCGAAGAGATCTCAAATAAGTATCAGTATTCTCCTCGAACAATTAATGCTGAAACCATTCAAAAATTATTAATAAGAGCGGATATTATTCCTGAATCTATGGTGCTGATCCAAGCTGCCAATGAAACAGGTTGGGGAAGCTCAAGGTTTGCTAGAGAGGGGCTTAACTTCTTTGGACAGTGGTGCTTTAAAAAAGGTTGTGGTTTAGTGCCACAATCACGTACATCAGGTATGTCTCATGAGGTGGCTGTTTTTAAATCTGTCGAAGACTCAGTTGCATCATATATGCGCAACTTAAATTCAAATGCAGCATATTCTCTTTTACGCTCAATTCGCGCCGATATGCGCGCGCAAAATAAAGAACCCACAGCTAACGAACTGGTGTATGGGTTAGTAAACTATTCTGAACGTCAGGAAGCTTATATCGATGAGCTTTTAGAGATGTTACGTCATAACCAGCAATACTTAGTAGGAAATAATGAAGAAAAGACTTCTGTTTAG
- a CDS encoding heavy metal translocating P-type ATPase has translation MKHCDCFHCGEPVLTGSQFTTCINNSYELMCCPGCQAVSQAIINAGLSSYYKFRTEMGNKQTALVPDELSSFSAFDLAEIQQDFVYKKSDISSVSLSIDGITCAACAWLIEHKLKYVTGITSICVNTTTERAQVSWVASKIKLSDILSQISQIGYQAAPYQVDEQEKLSKDNSRKFLLRLGLAGFATMQVMMFALALYADYFSDLEVEYRDYFRWVSMIFAAPVVFYSAQPFYFSAIRSMFSGRLNMDVSVSIAILGAYIASCIATVNGTGEVYYESVSMFTFFLLLGRYFEQNARQKASVSSSNLHKLVPVIAQLVVPTGNQEVPAKVLKVGDVILVKPGEVVAADGVIIEGYTCINEAMLTGEQMPVMKSMTQEVYAGTINVDHPIKVEVTAIGQDQLVAEIIRLQEAASNNKPKVALYVDTISNYFTWTILVIALMTYIVWRIYWPEDAFWVTLAVLVATCPCALALATPTAVTCATGIFTGIGVIVRKPGVFEKLTKIEHVVFDKTGTLTCGTLTIDHVTLFNDADRAQVLSIAAALESASLHPIAKAFDRYRDHSIHVSEQQSIVGAGLMGLIDGTEYRIGSAEFVGVENDLTLSVYLVKNRKIQAKFTLVDAIREDAVDTIKVLKQNGCMVSIASGDSSTHVDEIARRVAITDVYKGLKPQDKLSLVQSLQRKHSVAMFGDGINDAPVLAGANLSVAMGSGSAITKNSADLILLGDQLSRFNDAVHVAKLTDKIIKQNLYWALGYNLFIIPLAVTGHVLPYIAALGMSVSSLIVVANSLRLLRVRL, from the coding sequence ATGAAGCACTGTGATTGTTTCCATTGTGGTGAACCCGTGTTAACTGGGTCTCAATTTACGACATGCATTAATAATAGCTATGAGCTCATGTGTTGCCCAGGCTGCCAAGCTGTTTCTCAGGCCATTATCAATGCTGGGTTAAGCAGCTATTATAAATTTCGCACCGAAATGGGCAACAAACAAACTGCCCTAGTGCCCGATGAGTTAAGCTCATTTTCTGCATTTGATCTTGCTGAAATTCAACAAGATTTTGTTTATAAAAAGAGTGATATTTCATCGGTATCTTTATCTATCGATGGGATCACTTGCGCCGCATGTGCTTGGTTAATTGAGCATAAACTTAAATATGTGACGGGTATCACGTCGATATGTGTCAATACGACCACGGAGCGTGCTCAGGTTAGTTGGGTTGCAAGTAAGATTAAGCTGAGTGATATCCTTAGTCAGATTAGTCAAATTGGTTATCAAGCAGCTCCCTACCAAGTTGATGAACAAGAAAAACTGAGTAAAGACAATAGTCGTAAATTTTTGCTTAGATTGGGCCTCGCAGGCTTTGCCACCATGCAGGTGATGATGTTTGCCCTTGCCCTTTATGCCGACTATTTTTCCGATCTCGAAGTCGAATACCGTGATTACTTCCGCTGGGTGAGCATGATTTTTGCGGCTCCTGTTGTCTTCTACTCTGCCCAACCATTTTATTTTAGCGCGATTCGTTCCATGTTCAGTGGCCGGTTAAATATGGATGTTTCAGTCTCCATAGCCATATTGGGCGCTTATATTGCAAGCTGTATTGCGACGGTAAATGGTACCGGTGAAGTGTATTACGAATCCGTAAGTATGTTTACTTTCTTTCTCTTACTTGGTCGTTATTTTGAGCAAAATGCCAGACAAAAAGCTTCTGTTAGTTCAAGCAATTTACATAAACTGGTGCCCGTTATCGCACAGCTTGTCGTGCCAACAGGTAACCAAGAAGTACCTGCAAAAGTTCTTAAAGTCGGTGACGTCATCTTAGTTAAACCTGGTGAGGTGGTTGCTGCCGATGGCGTGATTATTGAGGGATACACCTGTATTAATGAAGCCATGCTCACCGGTGAGCAGATGCCAGTGATGAAGTCGATGACTCAAGAGGTGTATGCTGGAACAATCAATGTAGATCATCCCATTAAGGTTGAAGTTACAGCGATTGGTCAAGATCAACTTGTTGCTGAAATCATTCGCTTACAGGAAGCTGCTTCGAACAATAAGCCCAAAGTGGCCCTGTATGTTGATACGATTTCTAACTACTTCACTTGGACCATTCTAGTGATTGCGCTCATGACCTACATAGTCTGGCGTATCTATTGGCCTGAAGATGCATTCTGGGTCACGTTAGCGGTCTTGGTTGCTACCTGCCCTTGCGCATTAGCGTTGGCGACACCTACAGCGGTTACCTGTGCGACAGGCATCTTTACAGGCATTGGGGTTATTGTACGCAAGCCCGGTGTATTCGAAAAGTTAACTAAGATTGAACATGTGGTGTTTGACAAAACTGGCACCCTCACCTGTGGCACTCTTACTATCGATCACGTGACTCTTTTCAATGATGCCGATAGAGCGCAGGTGTTATCAATTGCTGCGGCTTTGGAGAGTGCGTCATTACATCCAATCGCGAAAGCTTTCGATCGTTATCGAGATCACTCTATACACGTCAGTGAGCAGCAAAGCATAGTCGGTGCTGGCTTGATGGGCTTAATTGATGGCACAGAATACAGGATTGGCAGTGCCGAATTTGTTGGTGTCGAGAACGACCTGACCTTGTCGGTTTATTTAGTGAAAAATAGAAAAATCCAGGCTAAATTCACCCTGGTTGATGCCATTAGAGAAGATGCTGTCGACACGATAAAAGTTCTTAAACAAAATGGCTGTATGGTCAGCATTGCCAGCGGTGACAGTTCCACCCACGTTGATGAGATTGCGCGTCGAGTCGCAATAACCGATGTCTATAAGGGGCTTAAACCACAAGACAAACTAAGTTTGGTTCAATCATTACAAAGAAAACACTCAGTTGCTATGTTTGGTGATGGAATTAATGATGCACCAGTACTTGCAGGGGCTAACCTATCGGTCGCAATGGGGAGTGGTTCAGCCATCACGAAAAACAGTGCTGATCTTATTTTACTCGGTGACCAATTATCACGCTTTAATGATGCGGTACATGTAGCAAAATTGACCGATAAGATAATAAAACAAAATTTGTATTGGGCGCTCGGATATAACCTGTTTATAATCCCTTTGGCGGTGACAGGCCACGTACTACCTTACATTGCGGCATTAGGTATGTCAGTCAGTTCACTCATTGTTGTCGCCAATAGTCTGAGACTTTTAAGGGTACGTTTATGA
- the uspE gene encoding universal stress protein UspE, producing the protein MKKYKKLLVVVDPASDSQPALARAVELATRNQASITVFLSIFDFSYEMTSILSGQEREAMRQGVIAQRQAWIDEIVSHYSSSGITIQSEVIWHNRPYESIIQHVISENFDLIIKGTHEHDKLKSVIFTPTDWHLMRKSPVPVLLVKAHDWPIAGKILCAINVGSEDDDHISLNSKIIEYGKDLAIKFDAEVHLVNGYPGTPVNLAIELPDFDAHTYSETIRMQHEQRVCELALTLGISPDNCHVKEGLPEDVIPDVAKNIDAELVILGTVGRTGFSAALIGNTAEHVIDSINCDLLAIKPDGYKSPLDQS; encoded by the coding sequence ATGAAGAAATATAAAAAGCTGTTAGTTGTCGTGGATCCAGCCAGTGATTCCCAACCCGCACTTGCGAGGGCTGTTGAACTCGCGACCCGAAATCAAGCAAGCATTACCGTATTTCTTTCAATTTTTGATTTTTCTTATGAGATGACATCTATCTTGTCCGGACAAGAGCGTGAGGCAATGAGACAAGGTGTTATTGCTCAGCGGCAAGCTTGGATTGATGAAATTGTCTCACATTATTCATCCTCTGGTATCACGATTCAAAGTGAAGTCATTTGGCACAATCGCCCTTATGAAAGTATCATTCAACATGTCATTTCAGAAAATTTCGATCTCATTATCAAAGGGACCCATGAGCATGACAAGCTTAAATCTGTAATTTTCACTCCAACTGATTGGCATTTAATGCGGAAATCACCAGTACCCGTTCTGTTAGTAAAAGCACATGATTGGCCTATTGCTGGTAAAATACTATGTGCAATAAATGTTGGTTCAGAAGATGATGATCACATTAGTCTCAACAGCAAAATTATTGAATATGGTAAAGATTTAGCGATTAAATTCGATGCCGAAGTTCACCTTGTAAATGGTTATCCTGGAACCCCTGTCAATCTTGCTATCGAGTTACCTGATTTTGACGCACATACATACAGTGAAACGATTCGTATGCAGCATGAACAAAGAGTGTGCGAGTTAGCCTTAACTTTAGGCATTAGTCCTGATAACTGTCATGTGAAAGAAGGCTTACCTGAAGACGTGATCCCTGATGTCGCGAAAAACATCGATGCCGAGCTGGTTATTTTAGGCACAGTCGGTCGAACCGGTTTTTCAGCGGCGCTGATTGGTAATACAGCAGAGCACGTTATCGATAGTATAAATTGCGATCTGCTGGCCATTAAGCCTGATGGTTATAAATCGCCATTAGATCAGAGTTAA
- the etrA gene encoding electron transport transcriptional regulator EtrA has protein sequence MTDNSKSRRSAVPGCAIHCHDCSMGTLCIPFTLNSSELDRLDEIIERKKPIQKGEQIFKSGDVLKSLFAIRSGTIKSFTITEQGDEQITGFHLAGDVIGFDGIHSQVHQSFAQALETSMVCEIPFSTLDDLSGSMPKLRQQIMRLMSNEIQSDQEMILLLSKKNAEERLAAFISNLATRFGNRGFSPKEFRLTMTRGDIGNYLGLTVETISRLLGRFQKAELIEVKGKYITIINFDALNKLAGNSVIAR, from the coding sequence ATGACAGACAACAGTAAAAGTCGTCGTTCTGCAGTTCCTGGATGTGCCATTCATTGTCATGATTGCAGCATGGGAACCTTGTGCATTCCGTTTACACTTAATAGTTCTGAACTCGATCGTCTTGACGAAATCATTGAGAGAAAAAAGCCCATTCAAAAGGGTGAGCAAATATTTAAATCAGGTGATGTTCTAAAGTCTCTATTTGCAATCCGCTCAGGTACCATTAAGAGTTTTACCATTACAGAGCAAGGTGATGAACAAATCACTGGTTTCCATCTCGCGGGTGATGTGATTGGTTTCGACGGCATTCATTCCCAAGTACATCAGAGTTTTGCACAAGCATTAGAAACCTCAATGGTTTGCGAAATTCCATTTTCGACGCTCGATGATCTCAGTGGTTCTATGCCAAAACTTCGACAGCAGATTATGCGTTTGATGAGTAATGAGATCCAAAGTGATCAAGAGATGATATTGTTGTTAAGTAAGAAAAATGCAGAGGAAAGATTGGCGGCTTTCATCAGCAATTTAGCTACGCGATTTGGCAATCGAGGCTTTTCACCTAAAGAGTTCAGGTTGACCATGACTCGTGGTGATATTGGTAATTATTTAGGCTTGACGGTTGAAACAATTAGTCGATTACTCGGACGTTTCCAAAAAGCTGAGTTGATAGAAGTTAAAGGTAAATACATTACTATCATCAACTTTGATGCACTGAATAAATTAGCGGGCAATAGCGTTATTGCTCGCTAG
- a CDS encoding sulfite exporter TauE/SafE family protein: MIDYSITGAFLVGLMGAGHCIGMCGGLIGAFSAQLPSKDGQSLLSTKLTFLITYNLGRILSYSLAGAFVGGSASALGSLFNIDLYLLALRAFAGVMMIVTGLYIAQIWSGVVQIERLGKLLWRFLSPFASRVLPIKTMKNAFIGGMLWGWLPCGLVYSTLTWAVAANSAQQGAFIMMAFGLGTLPALLSAGVAANMLSQWTQTKAIRLFSGLILILFGSHTLYIAIAQLN; this comes from the coding sequence TTGATTGATTACAGTATCACGGGGGCATTTTTAGTAGGTTTGATGGGGGCTGGTCACTGCATAGGCATGTGTGGTGGACTAATAGGTGCTTTTTCAGCTCAACTTCCCTCGAAAGATGGGCAAAGCCTTTTATCGACTAAATTGACATTTTTGATTACCTATAATTTGGGCCGAATTTTAAGTTATAGCTTGGCTGGGGCTTTTGTAGGAGGCTCAGCGAGTGCATTAGGCTCACTATTCAATATTGATTTATACCTGCTGGCATTAAGGGCTTTTGCTGGTGTGATGATGATCGTGACAGGTCTATATATCGCACAAATTTGGTCTGGAGTAGTGCAGATTGAACGCTTAGGGAAATTATTGTGGCGATTTTTGTCCCCCTTCGCCAGTCGAGTGTTGCCCATAAAGACGATGAAAAATGCATTTATTGGCGGTATGTTGTGGGGCTGGCTTCCATGCGGTCTAGTTTACAGCACCTTAACATGGGCGGTGGCGGCAAATTCAGCCCAGCAAGGTGCTTTTATTATGATGGCATTTGGTTTAGGCACATTACCGGCACTATTGAGTGCGGGTGTTGCGGCGAATATGTTAAGTCAGTGGACTCAGACTAAAGCGATAAGATTGTTCAGTGGCTTAATACTGATCTTATTTGGATCACACACTTTATACATCGCAATTGCACAGCTTAACTAG
- the ttcA gene encoding tRNA 2-thiocytidine(32) synthetase TtcA, whose translation MSVDLSTQQVTRMKKLQKKLRSEVGKAISDYNMVEEGDRVMCCLSGGKDSYAMLDILLDLQKRAPIKFEIVAVNLDQKQPGFPEHVLPAYLDTLDVAYHILEKDTYSIVRDKTPEGQKTCSLCSRLRRGTLYGFAQKIGATKIALGHHRDDIIETLFLNMFFAGKQKAMPPKLLSDDGANMVIRPLAYSREKEIAEYAELKSFPIIPCNLCGSQENLKRASVKKMLNQWDVEHPGRIESIFTAMQNTSPSQGVDRTQFDFVSLSRNPDAPLKGEVAESDLPAFDFVDVSNNGHIDLDAASNKQRMKTEHQIDVVSTYTP comes from the coding sequence ATGTCTGTCGATCTATCAACTCAACAAGTCACCCGAATGAAAAAGCTTCAGAAAAAGCTCAGAAGCGAAGTCGGCAAAGCTATCTCTGATTATAATATGGTTGAGGAAGGTGATCGGGTAATGTGTTGTCTTTCAGGAGGCAAGGATAGCTATGCTATGCTTGATATCTTACTGGACCTGCAAAAACGAGCGCCAATTAAGTTCGAAATAGTCGCAGTTAATTTGGACCAAAAACAACCGGGTTTTCCTGAACATGTTCTTCCAGCTTATCTTGATACTTTAGATGTGGCGTATCATATTTTAGAGAAAGATACCTACTCTATCGTTAGAGATAAAACTCCTGAGGGTCAAAAGACCTGCTCCTTATGTTCACGATTGCGACGTGGAACCTTGTATGGTTTTGCACAAAAAATTGGGGCAACTAAAATAGCCTTAGGTCACCATAGAGATGACATTATTGAGACATTGTTCTTAAACATGTTCTTTGCGGGTAAGCAAAAAGCCATGCCACCTAAGTTGCTCTCTGATGATGGTGCGAATATGGTGATTCGACCTTTAGCTTATTCACGTGAAAAAGAGATTGCTGAATATGCTGAGTTAAAATCTTTTCCAATCATCCCATGTAATCTATGTGGCTCTCAGGAAAACCTTAAACGTGCTTCAGTCAAAAAGATGCTTAATCAATGGGATGTTGAACACCCAGGTCGTATCGAGTCTATTTTCACCGCGATGCAAAATACATCCCCATCTCAGGGCGTTGACAGAACACAATTTGATTTTGTTTCATTAAGCCGAAACCCTGACGCACCACTTAAAGGTGAAGTCGCTGAATCAGACTTACCAGCGTTTGATTTTGTTGATGTGTCAAATAATGGTCATATCGACCTTGATGCTGCAAGTAACAAGCAAAGGATGAAGACTGAACATCAAATAGATGTCGTTAGTACCTATACTCCTTAA
- a CDS encoding amino acid aminotransferase produces the protein MIFTQVELAPADPILGLTDEFKADTRTEKVNLGVGIYKNEAGLTPILKSVKLAEQRILSTEESKNYLGIEGVQAYNTAVQSLLFGNDHQVVKNKRALTAQAPGGTGSLRVAAEFLVRNTKTKTIWVSNPTWANHKNIFQSAALNIKEYRYYKAETHDKDFDAMVEDLSAAQAGDLVLLHGCCHNPTGIDLTESQWHTIADICLKQELVPLFDFAYQGFGDGVDEDANGLRILANTVPELLIANSFSKNFGLYNERIGAVTIVAANEADVVKAFSQVKSTIRGNYSNPPAHGALIVSTILADAELKTLWEGELKEMRERIGKMRTLFVETLKQEGVAQDFSFISRQNGMFSFSGLSKEQVETLKNEHAVYIVGSGRISVAGMTQSNMPVICKAIASVL, from the coding sequence ATGATATTTACCCAGGTTGAACTTGCTCCAGCAGATCCTATTCTAGGTCTAACGGACGAATTTAAAGCTGACACAAGAACTGAGAAAGTTAACCTCGGCGTGGGGATCTATAAAAATGAAGCTGGGTTAACGCCCATTTTAAAATCGGTTAAATTGGCAGAACAAAGAATACTGTCAACAGAAGAGAGTAAAAACTACCTCGGAATTGAAGGTGTACAGGCATATAACACTGCTGTACAAAGCCTGCTTTTTGGAAATGATCACCAAGTGGTTAAGAACAAAAGAGCACTAACTGCTCAAGCACCCGGTGGTACGGGCTCTCTTCGTGTAGCGGCTGAATTCTTAGTTCGCAATACCAAAACAAAAACAATTTGGGTAAGTAACCCTACTTGGGCTAACCATAAGAATATATTCCAATCTGCAGCTCTTAACATCAAAGAGTACCGTTATTATAAAGCAGAAACTCACGATAAAGATTTTGACGCGATGGTTGAAGATCTCAGTGCTGCTCAAGCTGGCGATCTTGTATTACTCCACGGCTGTTGTCATAACCCTACGGGCATAGATTTAACCGAATCTCAGTGGCATACCATAGCTGATATCTGTTTAAAACAAGAGTTAGTCCCATTATTTGACTTTGCCTATCAAGGGTTTGGCGATGGTGTTGATGAAGATGCTAACGGTTTAAGAATTCTTGCTAATACCGTCCCTGAACTGTTAATCGCAAATTCCTTTTCTAAGAACTTTGGCCTGTACAATGAACGTATTGGTGCTGTGACCATCGTAGCAGCAAATGAAGCAGATGTGGTTAAAGCATTCAGTCAGGTGAAAAGCACTATCCGTGGCAACTACTCAAACCCACCTGCTCATGGAGCCTTGATTGTTAGCACTATTCTCGCCGATGCTGAATTAAAAACCCTCTGGGAAGGTGAGCTAAAGGAGATGCGTGAACGTATCGGTAAGATGCGTACTTTGTTTGTTGAAACATTAAAGCAAGAGGGCGTGGCACAGGATTTCAGCTTCATCTCAAGACAAAATGGTATGTTTAGTTTTTCTGGGCTCTCTAAAGAGCAAGTCGAGACACTTAAAAATGAGCACGCTGTCTATATAGTCGGCTCAGGTCGCATCAGTGTTGCCGGAATGACCCAAAGTAATATGCCTGTGATCTGCAAGGCCATTGCTAGTGTTCTTTGA
- the ccoS gene encoding cbb3-type cytochrome oxidase assembly protein CcoS, with amino-acid sequence MSIIYVLIPIAMLFVAIAIGIFFWAVKSEQFDDLDRQSVSILFDEDESKPKAPNSTADSESKSS; translated from the coding sequence ATGAGTATTATTTATGTATTAATTCCGATCGCGATGCTATTTGTGGCCATTGCCATTGGTATCTTTTTTTGGGCTGTAAAATCGGAACAATTTGACGATCTTGATAGGCAAAGTGTCTCTATTCTCTTTGATGAGGATGAATCAAAACCTAAGGCTCCAAATTCCACAGCTGACAGTGAGTCAAAGTCATCTTGA